The DNA window GATGGCGGACGCAGTCGCAAACCGGGACCGCGCCGGTCGGGGCGGCGCCCTCCCAGGGCGAGCCGCGAAGCGCGGCCGCAACCGTCGGATCACCGCCTGGCGGCACCGGATCACCCGTAACGGCCTGGTCCGGACGCTAGGCCCCTTCGTGCCGATCATGTTCCTCTGGTGGCTCGCCGCAGAGCTGGAGCTCTTCCCGGGAGCGTTCTTCGTCGGCCCGGACGCCGTGCTGGCCGAGTTCCTCGACCTAGTTCGCAAGGGCGTGTTGCCGGGCTATCTCTCGGACTCGCTCACCCGGCTCGCCTACGGGGTGGGCGTCGGGCTGCTCATCGGCCTACCGCTGGGCTTCCTGGTGGCGATCTCGGCCTGGGCCCGGCGGCTGACCTGGCCGCTGCTGCTCTTCTTCCAGGCCATCGCCGACATCGCCTGGCTGCCCATTGTGATCGTCTGGTTCGGCTTCAGCCTGACCGCGGTCACCTTCGTCATCGTCTACACCATCGTCTTCCCGCTAATCCTCGCCGTCGTCGCGGGTGTCGAGCAGGTGCCCCAGGAACTGCTCCGGGCCGCGCGCAGCCTCGGCGCCGGCCGGTTCCGGGTCTTCGTGGAGGTCATCGTGCCAGGGGCGCTCCCGTCGGTGGCCGGCGGCATCCGGACGGGTCTCGGCTACGGCTGGCGGGCCCTGATCGCCGCCGAGATCATCGTCGGCACCAGCGGCATCGGCTTCATGATGTTCGACGCGCGCCGGGTCGGCGACGTCTCGGAGGTGTTCCTCGGCATGATCGTTCTCGGCGTCCTGTGGTACGCGATGGACGCCCTCATCCTGGCCCCGTTCGAGCGGGCCACCGTGGAGCGTTGGGGAATGGTGCGACAAGTGGAGGCAGCGAAGTGACCGCGCTTGAGATCAGTGAGCTCGCCAAGGACTACGTCGACAGCTACACCGGTGACCAGGTCACGGCGATCGGCAACGTCTCCTTCACCGTCGAGGAGGGCGAGTTCGTCTCGATCCTCGGCCCCAGCGGTTGCGGGAAGACCACGGTGCTGAACATCATCGCGGGCTTCGTGGAGCAGACCTCGGGCGTGGTAAAGGTCGGCGGGCGAGTGGTTGACGGCCCGGGCCCGGACCGCGGCGTGGTGTTCCAGAGCCACGCCCTCTTTCCATGGAAGACGGTGCTGGGCAACGCGGTCTTCGGGCTGCGCATGAAGGGCGTGCCAGCCGCGCAGCGCCGGGCCACCGCGTTGGAGTACCTGGACCTGGTCGGGCTGGCGGGCTTCGAGAACAAATACCCGCATGAGCTCTCCGGCGGTATGCAGCAGCGCCTCGGGGTTGCCCGGGTGCTGGCCAACGAACCGGCCGTCATGCTGATGGACGAACCGTTCGCGAGCATCGACGCTCAGACCCGGCGCAAGCTCCAGGACGACCTCACCCGGGTGTTCGAGCTGCGCCGGCCCACCGTCTTCTTCGTGACCCACGACATCGACGAGGCGGTGTTCCTCTCCGATCGGGTGATCGTGCTGTCCCGGCGACCGAGCCGGGTCCGGGAGATCGTGACCGTCGACCTGCCCCGGCCCCGACAGTGGCAGGCGACCACCGAACTCCCCGGGTTCCGCCGCATCGCTAACCACATCACTGAGCTGCTGTCGGAGGGAGGGGAAAGTGAAGGGTCTGAGCTCGCTGCTGCGTAGGGCCTGGCGGACGCCCACCGCCCGGCGGATGGCCATCGTCCTGCTCCTGGTGGTCGGCTATCAGGCCTGGTTGGGGATACAAGCAGCGGGCAAGGTCGCCCCGGGCGTCGGCGACCAGCGCGACGTCCGCGGCCGGTTCGCGGTCAACGTCGAGCTCGACTTCGCCCCGGAGCGCTACCACATCCTCGAGCTGCAGAAGCACGGCCGGATCGCCGGCACCGACGGCAACACCGTGCGGCTGCGCTCGGTGTCAAAGGCCGGCGTCAACGCGCTGGCACGGGAGTACTGGATCGAACGGATCGCGCCCGGTCGCTGACCCGTAGGCCGCAGCCGGGCGCGCACCCCAGCCCGGTTGGCTTACCCCCCCGCCGCCTCATGAGCAACGCGGTCGCGCAGGCGTGCGCCGAATCGATCGCGCAGCAGAACAGCAACTTCCCCGTGGGTGTCGTGTGGCACGGAGGCGAACCCACCGCCACACCCGTCGACGTGTTCCGGGATCTGTTGGCCCCATTCGAGGACCTGCGGCGTGCAGGGAGTGTGCGGCACGAAATCCAGACGAACGCCACGCTGATCAACCGGCGGTGGTGCAAGCTGTTCGCCGCCTACGGATTCGACGTCGGGGTCAGCATCGACGGGCCCGGCCCGCTGAACCGCAACCGCCTGGACCGGGCCGGCAACCCGACGGACAGCCGGACCCTGCGTGGGATGCGGACCCAAGGCCGGTCTGCAGTATTCGGTGATCTGTGTCGTCACACCGGAGACCATTGATCACGCCGACACCCTCGTCGACGTCTTCACCGACCTGCCGGGCTGCCAGTCGGTGGGCTTCAACATCGCACCTGCGTTACGTCACCGAATTCGTCACCGCCCTCAACGGCTGCGCCGACCACTGCACCTTCCACGACTTCTGCGGTGGCGCCCAAGCCGGGAACCGCTACTTCGAGCACGCGACGTTCACCGCCCGCGAGACCACCTACTGCCGCACCACCCGACAAGCCCTCGTCCGCGCCACCGCGGACCACCTCATCCCTGAAGGAGGACCATGACCAGCGCACTGGCCACACTCGTCAACGCCGCACCGGAACAGCTCGCCCGCCTCGGCGTCGACCCAGACCGGTCGGTAGCGTCGATCGGCGCAGCGAAGTTCGACAACCGCCCTGCCTGGGCCAACAAGGGCAAGTTCGACAGCCGGCCAGGCTGGGGCAACTGGAACAAGAAGAAGTAGCCGCTGTAGGAGAGAACGACCGGATGCGCGGGGTGGCGTGCCCACCCCGCGCCCACACAGGTTGAGGACACATGCGCACCACGACAGTCGGCGACGTGAAGATCCTGCTACCGGACCTCGACCCGGAGGACCTCGACCGCGTGACCGACCTGGCCGATGGCCTCACCGAGGCTTTCGTTGAGGGCGCGTCGTGGCGCGGTGTGCAGCTGGAGAACTGCAGCATCCGCAGCAGCCTGATCACCGGTGGCGACCTCAGTGAGAGCACCTGGGAAGCCGGCAGCCTCTACGGCTGCGACATCACCCGCACCGACTTCTCCGGCGCGGCCCTGACCGGCGTCACCATCGAACGGTGCGCCATCACCGGCTCACGGTTCACCGGCACCAGGCTCACCGACGTACGCCTCAAGGACGTCCTGTTCGACGGCTATGCTCGGTCTGACCGAACGCGACGACCGGCTGCGCGCTGTCCTGGTCCGCGAGTTCATCGGCGGCGGCCACGGCCTGATCACCGTCCACCTGGGTGACGGCGTCGTGATGGCCGAGTGGAGCGACAAGGGCCTGCTGGCGATGAACCGAGACGGTGTGCAGACCGGGCGGGCCAGACTGTCCACCGCTGACGCCGCCGACGAAGAGTTGACCCGGGTGGCCACGGCGGTCGGCGTGCCGCCGGACCAGCTGGTCCGGGTGATCGACACCACCGTCGCCTTCGACGCGAACGACCTGGTG is part of the Micromonospora cremea genome and encodes:
- a CDS encoding ABC transporter permease: MADAVANRDRAGRGGALPGRAAKRGRNRRITAWRHRITRNGLVRTLGPFVPIMFLWWLAAELELFPGAFFVGPDAVLAEFLDLVRKGVLPGYLSDSLTRLAYGVGVGLLIGLPLGFLVAISAWARRLTWPLLLFFQAIADIAWLPIVIVWFGFSLTAVTFVIVYTIVFPLILAVVAGVEQVPQELLRAARSLGAGRFRVFVEVIVPGALPSVAGGIRTGLGYGWRALIAAEIIVGTSGIGFMMFDARRVGDVSEVFLGMIVLGVLWYAMDALILAPFERATVERWGMVRQVEAAK
- a CDS encoding ABC transporter ATP-binding protein, which gives rise to MTALEISELAKDYVDSYTGDQVTAIGNVSFTVEEGEFVSILGPSGCGKTTVLNIIAGFVEQTSGVVKVGGRVVDGPGPDRGVVFQSHALFPWKTVLGNAVFGLRMKGVPAAQRRATALEYLDLVGLAGFENKYPHELSGGMQQRLGVARVLANEPAVMLMDEPFASIDAQTRRKLQDDLTRVFELRRPTVFFVTHDIDEAVFLSDRVIVLSRRPSRVREIVTVDLPRPRQWQATTELPGFRRIANHITELLSEGGESEGSELAAA
- the amcA gene encoding multiple cyclophane-containing RiPP AmcA — encoded protein: MTSALATLVNAAPEQLARLGVDPDRSVASIGAAKFDNRPAWANKGKFDSRPGWGNWNKKK